The window ATATGGGCCCTCCGGCGAAGGGTATGCCGGCCCGGTTGGCTCCGGGGAACAGAATATACTCCTCGACGGAGTGGTGGCACGCGTCGACAAACCTCTGCGCGAACTGAATGAGCTTGTATATGTCGTCGGGGTCGGGGTTAGGCGACGAGACGGCCTTGTTGAGCACCTCAAGGGCCTCCAATATCCTCTCGTGGTGCTCCCTCAAGACGCCTGTCACGTACTTTACCCTTACCCTCCCCATGGGCCCCCACGCGACTTTCCCTTTAATAGTTAACTGTGTTAACGCAGTTGCGCGAGGCGATAGGGCTGAAAAGTCCGGCACGCCGCCGGGCCTGGGCGGATACATTGTATAATACTAGAGACGGCAGACACGTGGCCGAACCTGGCGATATGGCGCCGCGCGCTTCCCTGCGGGGTCGAGGAGGCGTCTGGCAACGCTCGGAGGGACGGGCGCACGTGCCGGCGGAGGCGCCCGCCGGACTCCACCTCCTCTTCCTTAGAGGCAGATTTCGCGACGAGGTGAACGTGGAGATCTACGACTCGTCGGGCCCCCTCGCCGCGGTCAAGCTCTTCGTGGGCAGGCCGCCCCACTATGCGCCTTGGGCCGAGGTCTTCAATGTAGCGGGCCGGCTCTACGGCTCCCCCGCGGAGCTCGAGATATACAGATGGGTCTATTCGGCGTTGCCGCCCGACTCAAACCTCTACGTGGAATATTTCGAGGATGTCCAGACCCGGGCGCAGCTGTCCCGCGGCGTGCCTCCGGCCGAGACCAGGCTGGGCGCCGTCCTCTTGAGGGCCGGCTTCCTGGCAGTCTCCGACATGTACTTCCCCGAGGGCGGCAGAGAGGGCGGGCAGAAGATAAGGGCTGTCAGGCTCTGACGCCGCTGGGGCGGAAGCTTATTAAATCCGCCGCGAGTGAGGTATATGGAGAGGAAGTGTTTCAAGGCTGTGGGCTGCGTATCGGCGTTGGGCATAGGGACTTCCGGCCTCGGCGGCGATCTCTGGCGGGCCGACACTTCTAAGGACGAGCGGCACCTCGCCGTCCTCGCCAACGCGTTGGCCAACGGCATATGGGTCGTGGACACCTCCGAGATATACGGAGGGGGCCACGCCGAGGAGCTCGTGGGCAAGGCCCTATCGACCTTCGCCAAGGAGGATAGGGACAAGGTGGTAGTGGTCACCAAGTTCTGGCCGGACAACGCCGAGAAGATAGTCCTGGCGGCTAAGGCGAGCGCCAGGAGGCTGGGGACCTACATCGACATATACATGCCCCACGGCCCACTCCCCGACATATGCAAAGCCGTGAAGGCCTTCGAGGAGCTGGTGGACAGAGGCGTCATAAGGTTCTGGGGCCTCAGCAACGTCGACGCGCGCAAGATAGAGGAGGCGAGGAGCTGCGCCAAGAGGCACGACATAGCGGCGGTGGAAAACGTCTACAACTACATCAACAGGCTCGACGAGCACGAGGCACTGCCGTACGCCCAGCGCGAGGGCATACTCTATCTGGCCGCCAGCCCTCTGGCGAGGGGGGCCGTAGTGGAGAACTACAGAATTAGGCGCATCGCCGAGAGGCTGGGCAAGACGCCGGTCCAAGTGGCGTTGCGCTGGCTCATGGACAAGCCCGCCGTGGTGCCCATACCGAGGACCACAAGGCCCGAGGGCGTCCTCGAATTCGCCGGCGCCTACGGCTGGAGGCTCCCCGACGAATACGCCAAGGAGCTCGAGGTCCGCTGAGGCGCGAGTTAACCACATCTTCGCGGCGAGTTGGCAGACCTAAGCCGATAGACGGCGGGAGGTGGTTAACGGGGTTAACCAGAAACTATAACCGTGTATGGGTCGGAGGCGTTATGCCGTCTCGGAACGAGATAGGGGATAGCCCCGCCATGGGGCCAGCCGCGGGGACCATCGCGTTCTTTGCCGGCTTTGCAACGGTTGCCCTATTCGGCATCACTGCGAAGATGCTCGCGCCTATTCTGAAGCTCTCCATAGTCGAGGTTTCTCGGCTTACGGCGATGCCGGCTCTCACAAGCTCTCTGTTGAGGATACCTTTCGGCGCTTCGACTTCTCCAAGGAAGCTAACCTATACGCGACCTACCACATATACGGCGACAGCCGCAAGAGGGGGCCCGCCCTAGCCAAGCTCCTGTCCATATACTCCTCCAGGGGCTTCAAGCCCCCGCCGGACGAGTTGCCCGACTATCTGCCCACTATGTTGAGGTTCGTGGCAGAACGCGGGCCGCATCCAGCGGTGGCGAGGCTGGCCGCCAAGGCGGCCGAGAGGATAGCGAAGGCGTTGAGGAGCGAGGGCAACCCGTACGCTCCCCTAATGGAGGCCGTCGCCGAGTTGCTGAGGCAGTAACGCGGGTTTTTCCGCCGGCGGCCTCACTCCACCGATATCCTCACCTGGCCTTGGTCGGGCTCCACCACCACGGCGGTGCCGTATGCTATTATCTCGTCCATATATTCGCTGATCTCGTTGCTGTCCAGCCTAAAACTGACCACCGCGTTGGCCCCCAGCTCTTTGGCGTGGGCCACCATCCTCTCTATGGCCTGCCTCCTCGCCTGCTCCGCCAGCTCCGTGAACTCGTCTATCTCGCCGCCCACCAGCGACCTCAGACCAGCGATTAGCCTGCCGCCGAGCCCCCTCGACCTCACCGTTATGCCTAGGGCAAGCCCCAACACCTTGACGATCCTGTAGCCGGGAACGTAGGGGGTAGTCACGACTATCACGTCGCCCTCCCTAATCGCCATAGACCCCACCTACGGCGGATAAAAAAGCCTTCCGCCTAACGGGCCCTCAGCTTGCCCAAGAGCTCCTCGGTCAGCCTCGCCTCGAGCTCCTCCACGTATCTGGCCATCTCGGCGAGTCTGCGTGAGATCTCCGCGTTGAGCCTCAGGGCCTCGGCCAGCACCTCCGCGGGGTCGCGGGAGCCCGCCGCCTCTATCAGCCTCAACATATTCTCCTCGTACGTCGTGACGGCCACTCCGAAGGATTTCAACATCCCGCGGGTCCTCTCGCTCATACCTCCCCCGGCTCCAGAGGCTTCAAGCCGAAGAGCTCGGCGTGCGTCTCCATCATGCACATGTTCTCGAACAAGGCGATCCCCTCGGCCTCCAACGCCTCCCTCACGCCGGGCGACGCCCTTATGCCCAGCTGTAGCCAGACCACCTTGACGTCGCCCCTCTCCCGCCTCCTCTTTATGGCCTCTTCCGCTATTTTGGGCACCTCCTCCGACGGCCGGAAGACCTGCACCACGTCTATGGGCTCCGGCACTTCGAGTATGGAGCGGTACGTCTTCTCGCCCAGTATCTCGCTCGCGGTGGGGTTTATGGGGACTATCCTGTAGCCGGCCCGTTTGAGGTAGAGAGGGACTACGTAGGCCCATTTTGACGGGTCGCGGGAGGCCCCCACAACGGCGATCGTCCTCAGTTTGAACACATCTCTAACGTCCATAGATACTCCGATTCCGGTTAATAAATAGATTAATATAGGTGTAGTAGTTATTATGGTTAAAGTCATCAAGAGGGATGGGAGGGAGGAGGAGTTCGTCCCCGAGAAGATAGTGGTCAGCGTGTTGAAGACCGGCGCGCCTCTGGACGTGGCCAGGAGGATAGCTAGGAAGGTGGAGTGCGCGGTTTCCGACAGCGAGACTATCACGGCCAAGGACATAGCCAAGATAATCTTGACGGAGCTCAAGAAGGCCAACGAGGAGTGGTACCGCAACTGGATTATATTCGACAAGGCCGTAAAACGCAGACATACCGATAAAGAACTACAAGTATAACTTTTT of the Thermoproteus uzoniensis 768-20 genome contains:
- a CDS encoding aldo/keto reductase; the encoded protein is MERKCFKAVGCVSALGIGTSGLGGDLWRADTSKDERHLAVLANALANGIWVVDTSEIYGGGHAEELVGKALSTFAKEDRDKVVVVTKFWPDNAEKIVLAAKASARRLGTYIDIYMPHGPLPDICKAVKAFEELVDRGVIRFWGLSNVDARKIEEARSCAKRHDIAAVENVYNYINRLDEHEALPYAQREGILYLAASPLARGAVVENYRIRRIAERLGKTPVQVALRWLMDKPAVVPIPRTTRPEGVLEFAGAYGWRLPDEYAKELEVR
- a CDS encoding nitrate reductase molybdenum cofactor assembly chaperone, encoding MYGDSRKRGPALAKLLSIYSSRGFKPPPDELPDYLPTMLRFVAERGPHPAVARLAAKAAERIAKALRSEGNPYAPLMEAVAELLRQ
- a CDS encoding YbjQ family protein gives rise to the protein MAIREGDVIVVTTPYVPGYRIVKVLGLALGITVRSRGLGGRLIAGLRSLVGGEIDEFTELAEQARRQAIERMVAHAKELGANAVVSFRLDSNEISEYMDEIIAYGTAVVVEPDQGQVRISVE
- a CDS encoding CoA-binding protein, translating into MDVRDVFKLRTIAVVGASRDPSKWAYVVPLYLKRAGYRIVPINPTASEILGEKTYRSILEVPEPIDVVQVFRPSEEVPKIAEEAIKRRRERGDVKVVWLQLGIRASPGVREALEAEGIALFENMCMMETHAELFGLKPLEPGEV
- a CDS encoding DUF1122 family protein, with protein sequence MPAEAPAGLHLLFLRGRFRDEVNVEIYDSSGPLAAVKLFVGRPPHYAPWAEVFNVAGRLYGSPAELEIYRWVYSALPPDSNLYVEYFEDVQTRAQLSRGVPPAETRLGAVLLRAGFLAVSDMYFPEGGREGGQKIRAVRL
- a CDS encoding ATP cone domain-containing protein — protein: MVKVIKRDGREEEFVPEKIVVSVLKTGAPLDVARRIARKVECAVSDSETITAKDIAKIILTELKKANEEWYRNWIIFDKAVKRRHTDKELQV